TACCTAGTATTATTTTTGTTTGTGCGAAAGCAGAGTTGAAAACGCAAAGCAAAAGGCACAAAAAAACAACAAGATTTATGATAAAGCGAGTAAAGTAAAAAGTATTTAGTGAAATAAAACTCAATTTGGATAGCATAAATAGTAAGTAGGACAGATAATTTTAAAGTATAAATCTCAAATATCTAAACTCTAAAGTTGGCTTTTACCATTCAAATATATAAAATCTACACTTATCTACCTATAAAAAAAGACTATAAAGAATCATTTTATTTTGAAAAATAGCTTTTTTACCAATATTATTTTTTGAAGTAAACCTCTCTAGCTTTTTTTAGAGCATCACCAAAGGCTTTTTTTGACGAAAACATTTGTTTGAAAGCACTCTGATATGTCTTAGGAGAGTCTTCTGACGGCTGATTTTGTTCTTGATTAGAGATAGGGTTTGAGGCAGATGTTTCTTCTTTTTTAGCTTTGCTTTGAGCTTCTTTTTCTTCTTTTGGACTTATCTCTGTATCTGTTTTTTTACTGAGCATTTTGTCTTCTTTGCTTTGTTCTTCTCTAAGTCTATCAGCTTTCTCAAAACTTTTATTAGCTTTTTCTTGGTAGCCTACTTTTTCTTCCAAGAGTCCTAAGTTGTTGTGAGCAATGGCATCTGTTGGGTCTAGTTCAATCGCTTTTCTATAATCTTGCATTGCCAAAACATTCATTCCTGCTGCTGCACGTATATAAGCACGACTAGAATAACGATACGGATTTTCTGGCTCTAATTCTAAGGCAATATTCATATTGACAAGTGCCTCCGATAGTTTTCCAACAGTAAAATAAAGTACGCCACGTTCGCTATACGCATTTGGATTTTCAGCCTTTTGAATGGAAAGATTATAATCTGCTAAGGCTTTTTGAAATTCTTGCAATTTGAAATATGCATATCCACGTCGGAACAATACTTCTCCCTCTGAAATAGATTCTAATTCTTTGGCATTTGGGTTTTGAGTAAACAGATTTAATATATTTGTAGAAACCTTAACAGCTTTGTCGAAGTTACCTGCTTGAATGGCTGTATTTATAGTTTGAATATTCATTTTTTATAATTTTAAACAGTATATTTTACTAATGGAAAAAGTAATTTTTGTAATGCTAGTGTTTTGTCTATTTTCTTGTGGCTTAAATGAGAGAAACAAAGAAGTATCAGTAGATAAAGAAAAAGGCATACTTCGAATAGAAGAAAACAATAATCATCTCATTAATGACCCTCGTTCTCCCAACCCTAGTAGCGAATTAGCAGTAGCGATGCGAAATATGTGGGAATATGCCGATACCATGAAAATGCAAATTTTAGATTCTACCTCACAAGATTTGTCAGAATATCGCTCCAAATTTGATGATATTTTGATAGCCAGACCCACAGATGAGCATACCAAGAAGCCAAGTTTTGATGCTATGGCAAAAATAATGCTCCAACGCTTAGATAGAGTATATCAAAATACAGGAAAAGAACAAAGTGTACAAGTAGAAGGTTTTAATTTATTTGTTCAAAGTTGTTTACAATGCCACCAACAGCAATGCCCTGGTCCTGTTTCAAAAATTTCAAAATTACTAATTCCGAAGGAAAAATAACTATTTTGAAAATAAATTCTTGAAAAAAATAACAACTCGCAACTGCTTATAAGTCAGTTTGTTAATCTTCTTAGAAATAGAATATGAAGAAAAAACGTTAAAAGTACCTTATCCTTTTTAACATTTTCTCCGTATAGAAAAGTAAAGAACTTCAAATAGTTCTATTTCAAAAATATTTTCAAACTTCTGAAATTGTTTTATATTTCGGTACAAACTTATTTTTATTTTGTCATCTATAAAAAACTATGTGGAAAAGAATTAGCAAAATTTTACAAGCCAATGAAAATCATGCTCGTAGGGAAGAAGAGAAAGCTCAAAGAGGTGAAATCTTCAAGGTGGCTATGGTAAAAATTGAGCAAGCAATTTATAAAAACACTAGAATTTGGGAAAATGTCAGAAAAAATAAGGAAGAACTCTATCAAAAAATAGAACAAATAAAGTATGCTA
This portion of the Bernardetia sp. genome encodes:
- a CDS encoding tetratricopeptide repeat protein translates to MNIQTINTAIQAGNFDKAVKVSTNILNLFTQNPNAKELESISEGEVLFRRGYAYFKLQEFQKALADYNLSIQKAENPNAYSERGVLYFTVGKLSEALVNMNIALELEPENPYRYSSRAYIRAAAGMNVLAMQDYRKAIELDPTDAIAHNNLGLLEEKVGYQEKANKSFEKADRLREEQSKEDKMLSKKTDTEISPKEEKEAQSKAKKEETSASNPISNQEQNQPSEDSPKTYQSAFKQMFSSKKAFGDALKKAREVYFKK